From Raphanus sativus cultivar WK10039 unplaced genomic scaffold, ASM80110v3 Scaffold0225, whole genome shotgun sequence, the proteins below share one genomic window:
- the LOC108819548 gene encoding protein kinase STUNTED isoform X1, whose protein sequence is MTKNGVVTGGRGGRAVVVGVKFDAASSELLDWALVKVAEPGDTVIALHIITNAGDDSSFVSLVKTFDSVLEAYEGFCKLKQIELKLKLCRGSCTRKVLVREAKLCHGSKVVVGVSKSCSHSSVSVAKYLARKLSKDCWVLAVDNGKVMFQKDGSSLKGKGNAHRNTLSSFFQMHKNTKVVNSWEEEEEEEEAELDRSNGRSLRQALVSSCLGNRFVCGDLSRSSSCNDDQYDNADEFHKSKMAIEPVKVPEDLTRFITMLVNELPEFRPGWPLLCRVASPDVLANVPRSYSFRQIPVAQWVLKLPSRTNSLVSSSTSEAKQLSTSLNNESLDGNDSMIVKGLHERFSTSCRSFKYKELVSATSSFCPDNFIGKGGSSRVYRGYLPNGREVAVKILKQTKGVLKDFVAEIDIITTLNHKNVISLLGYCFENNNLLLVYNYLSRGSLEENLHGNKKDPVAFRWNQRYKVAVGIAEALDYLHNKAPQLVIHRDVKSSNILLSDDFEPQLSDFGLAKWASVSTTQIICSDVAGTFGYLAPEYFMYGKMNDKIDVYAYGVVLLELLSGRKPVSSESPKARESLVMWAKPILDDRDYPQLLDQSLLNDNDGDQMERMALAATLCIRHNPQSRPEMGMVLNLLRGDVEMLKWAKEQVSNGLEDSKLLKDEKLKRSNLLQSHLNVAFLDMEEDESISMRSMEQGISVEDYLKGRESRSSSFN, encoded by the exons atgacgAAAAACGGCGTCGTGACAGGAGGAAGAGGAGGTCGTGCTGTAGTGGTGGGTGTGAAGTTCGATGCGGCGAGCAGTGAGCTGCTAGATTGGGCTTTGGTTAAGGTTGCTGAACCGGGTGATACAGTGATCGCTCTTCACATTATCACCAACG CAGGCGACGACTCTTCGTTTGTCTCTCTTGTTAAAACTTTCGACTCTGTTCTTGAAGCTTATGAAGGTTTCTGCAAACTGAAACAG ATTGAGCTGAAGCTGAAACTATGCCGAGGCTCTTGTACTCGAAAGGTTCTTGTTAGAGAAGCAAAGCTATGTCATGGATCCAAAGTTGTAGTTGGAGTTTCCAAAAGCTGTAGCCACTCATCTGTCTCCGTGGCTAAGTACTTAGCCAGGAAACTGTCAAAAGACTGCTGGGTTCTGGCTGTCGACAACGGGAAAGTCATGTTTCAGAAAGATGGTTCCTCATTGAAAG gAAAAGGCAATGCACATAGGAACACTTTGTCTAGCTTCTTTCAGATGCATAAGAATACCAAAGTAGTTAACAgttgggaggaggaggaggaggaggaagaagcagagTTGGATCGTTCCAATGGCCGTAGTCTACGGCAGGCTTTAGTGTCTTCCTGCCTTGGGAATCGTTTTGTCTGTGGAGATCTATCTAGATCATCTAGTTGTAATGACGATCAATATGATAATGCTGATGAGTTCCACAAGTCAAAAATGGCCATTGAGCCAGTGAAGGTTCCAGAAGATTTGACCAGATTCATCACTATGCTGGTCAACGAACTGCCTGAGTTTAGACCAGGCTGGCCTTTGCTCTGTCGTGTAGCTTCTCCAGACGTGTTAGCTAATGTCCCGAGAAGCTATTCCTTCAGACAGATACCAGTTGCCCAGTGGGTCCTCAAGCTCCCCTCTAGGACCAATTCTCTTGTTAGTAGCAGTACTTCAGAAGCTAAGCAGTTGTCTACTAGCTTAAACAATGAAAGTCTAGATGGTAATGATTCTATGATCGTGAAGGGTCTTCATGAGAGGTTCTCCACATCTTGCCGATCTTTTAAGTACAAAGAACTTGTTTCAGCTACATCCAGTTTCTGCCCTG ataATTTCATCGGAAAAGGAGGAAGCAGCAGGGTTTATAGAGGCTATCTTCCCAATGGAAGAGAGGTTGCAGTGAAAATTCTCAAGCAGACCAAAGGCGTCTTGAAGGATTTTGTGGCGGAGATTGACATCATCACGACGTTGAACCATAAGAACGTTATATCCCTCTTGGGTTACTGCTTTGAAAACAATAACCTCTTGCTTGTGTACAACTATCTCTCAAGAGGAAGCCTTGAAGAGAATCTTCATG GCAACAAGAAAGATCCGGTTGCATTTCGTTGGAACCAGAGATATAAGGTGGCTGTGGGAATAGCTGAGGCGTTGGACTATCTGCATAACAAAGCTCCACAACTTGTTATTCACAGAGATGTTAAGTCATCGAACATATTGCTGTCTGATGATTTTGAGCCACAGCTTTCTGATTTTGGGCTTGCGAAGTGGGCTTCGGTATCTACAACGCAGATCATCTGCTCTGATGTTGCAGGCACCTTTGG GTACTTAGCTCCAGAGTACTTTATGTATGGTAAGATGAACGATAAGATAGATGTGTACGCATACGGTGTTGTACTCCTCGAGCTTCTTTCTGGAAGAAAACCTGTTAGTAGCGAGTCTCCAAAGGCTAGAGAGAGTCTTGTTATGTGG GCGAAACCAATTCTGGATGATAGAGATTATCCTCAGTTATTAGACCAGAGTTTGCTTAATGACAACGATGGTGACCAGATGGAGAGGATGGCGTTAGCAGCCACTCTTTGTATAAGGCATAACCCACAATCTAGGCCAGAGATGGGAATG GTTTTAAATCTTCTTAGAGGTGACGTGGAGATGCTAAAATGGGCAAAGGAACAAGTTAGCAACGGCTTAGAGGATTCAAAGCTGCTGAAAGACGAGAAACTGAAGAGGTCTAATCTACTACAGTCACATCTTAATGTAGCGTTCCTTGACATGGAGGAGGACGAGTCTATCTCCATGAGAAGCATGGAGCAAGGCATCTCCGTGGAGGATTATCTTAAAGGCAGAGAAAGCCGCTCATCGAGTTTCAACTGA
- the LOC108819548 gene encoding protein kinase STUNTED isoform X2, which produces MTKNGVVTGGRGGRAVVVGVKFDAASSELLDWALVKVAEPGDTVIALHIITNGDDSSFVSLVKTFDSVLEAYEGFCKLKQIELKLKLCRGSCTRKVLVREAKLCHGSKVVVGVSKSCSHSSVSVAKYLARKLSKDCWVLAVDNGKVMFQKDGSSLKGKGNAHRNTLSSFFQMHKNTKVVNSWEEEEEEEEAELDRSNGRSLRQALVSSCLGNRFVCGDLSRSSSCNDDQYDNADEFHKSKMAIEPVKVPEDLTRFITMLVNELPEFRPGWPLLCRVASPDVLANVPRSYSFRQIPVAQWVLKLPSRTNSLVSSSTSEAKQLSTSLNNESLDGNDSMIVKGLHERFSTSCRSFKYKELVSATSSFCPDNFIGKGGSSRVYRGYLPNGREVAVKILKQTKGVLKDFVAEIDIITTLNHKNVISLLGYCFENNNLLLVYNYLSRGSLEENLHGNKKDPVAFRWNQRYKVAVGIAEALDYLHNKAPQLVIHRDVKSSNILLSDDFEPQLSDFGLAKWASVSTTQIICSDVAGTFGYLAPEYFMYGKMNDKIDVYAYGVVLLELLSGRKPVSSESPKARESLVMWAKPILDDRDYPQLLDQSLLNDNDGDQMERMALAATLCIRHNPQSRPEMGMVLNLLRGDVEMLKWAKEQVSNGLEDSKLLKDEKLKRSNLLQSHLNVAFLDMEEDESISMRSMEQGISVEDYLKGRESRSSSFN; this is translated from the exons atgacgAAAAACGGCGTCGTGACAGGAGGAAGAGGAGGTCGTGCTGTAGTGGTGGGTGTGAAGTTCGATGCGGCGAGCAGTGAGCTGCTAGATTGGGCTTTGGTTAAGGTTGCTGAACCGGGTGATACAGTGATCGCTCTTCACATTATCACCAACG GCGACGACTCTTCGTTTGTCTCTCTTGTTAAAACTTTCGACTCTGTTCTTGAAGCTTATGAAGGTTTCTGCAAACTGAAACAG ATTGAGCTGAAGCTGAAACTATGCCGAGGCTCTTGTACTCGAAAGGTTCTTGTTAGAGAAGCAAAGCTATGTCATGGATCCAAAGTTGTAGTTGGAGTTTCCAAAAGCTGTAGCCACTCATCTGTCTCCGTGGCTAAGTACTTAGCCAGGAAACTGTCAAAAGACTGCTGGGTTCTGGCTGTCGACAACGGGAAAGTCATGTTTCAGAAAGATGGTTCCTCATTGAAAG gAAAAGGCAATGCACATAGGAACACTTTGTCTAGCTTCTTTCAGATGCATAAGAATACCAAAGTAGTTAACAgttgggaggaggaggaggaggaggaagaagcagagTTGGATCGTTCCAATGGCCGTAGTCTACGGCAGGCTTTAGTGTCTTCCTGCCTTGGGAATCGTTTTGTCTGTGGAGATCTATCTAGATCATCTAGTTGTAATGACGATCAATATGATAATGCTGATGAGTTCCACAAGTCAAAAATGGCCATTGAGCCAGTGAAGGTTCCAGAAGATTTGACCAGATTCATCACTATGCTGGTCAACGAACTGCCTGAGTTTAGACCAGGCTGGCCTTTGCTCTGTCGTGTAGCTTCTCCAGACGTGTTAGCTAATGTCCCGAGAAGCTATTCCTTCAGACAGATACCAGTTGCCCAGTGGGTCCTCAAGCTCCCCTCTAGGACCAATTCTCTTGTTAGTAGCAGTACTTCAGAAGCTAAGCAGTTGTCTACTAGCTTAAACAATGAAAGTCTAGATGGTAATGATTCTATGATCGTGAAGGGTCTTCATGAGAGGTTCTCCACATCTTGCCGATCTTTTAAGTACAAAGAACTTGTTTCAGCTACATCCAGTTTCTGCCCTG ataATTTCATCGGAAAAGGAGGAAGCAGCAGGGTTTATAGAGGCTATCTTCCCAATGGAAGAGAGGTTGCAGTGAAAATTCTCAAGCAGACCAAAGGCGTCTTGAAGGATTTTGTGGCGGAGATTGACATCATCACGACGTTGAACCATAAGAACGTTATATCCCTCTTGGGTTACTGCTTTGAAAACAATAACCTCTTGCTTGTGTACAACTATCTCTCAAGAGGAAGCCTTGAAGAGAATCTTCATG GCAACAAGAAAGATCCGGTTGCATTTCGTTGGAACCAGAGATATAAGGTGGCTGTGGGAATAGCTGAGGCGTTGGACTATCTGCATAACAAAGCTCCACAACTTGTTATTCACAGAGATGTTAAGTCATCGAACATATTGCTGTCTGATGATTTTGAGCCACAGCTTTCTGATTTTGGGCTTGCGAAGTGGGCTTCGGTATCTACAACGCAGATCATCTGCTCTGATGTTGCAGGCACCTTTGG GTACTTAGCTCCAGAGTACTTTATGTATGGTAAGATGAACGATAAGATAGATGTGTACGCATACGGTGTTGTACTCCTCGAGCTTCTTTCTGGAAGAAAACCTGTTAGTAGCGAGTCTCCAAAGGCTAGAGAGAGTCTTGTTATGTGG GCGAAACCAATTCTGGATGATAGAGATTATCCTCAGTTATTAGACCAGAGTTTGCTTAATGACAACGATGGTGACCAGATGGAGAGGATGGCGTTAGCAGCCACTCTTTGTATAAGGCATAACCCACAATCTAGGCCAGAGATGGGAATG GTTTTAAATCTTCTTAGAGGTGACGTGGAGATGCTAAAATGGGCAAAGGAACAAGTTAGCAACGGCTTAGAGGATTCAAAGCTGCTGAAAGACGAGAAACTGAAGAGGTCTAATCTACTACAGTCACATCTTAATGTAGCGTTCCTTGACATGGAGGAGGACGAGTCTATCTCCATGAGAAGCATGGAGCAAGGCATCTCCGTGGAGGATTATCTTAAAGGCAGAGAAAGCCGCTCATCGAGTTTCAACTGA
- the LOC130501605 gene encoding LOW QUALITY PROTEIN: uncharacterized protein LOC130501605 (The sequence of the model RefSeq protein was modified relative to this genomic sequence to represent the inferred CDS: inserted 3 bases in 2 codons; deleted 2 bases in 1 codon), with amino-acid sequence MAAPRPTGSQDLFDAYFRRADLDGDGRISGAEAVAFFQGSNLPKNVLAQVWSCADAKKAGYLGRAEFYNALKLVTVAQSRRELTPEIVKAAIYGPASANIPAPKINLAATPSPQPRGVVPATQAQGGASLPSVPPGMRGPQMGGTVSSSNQQVGTGQQNQFMGAPPSQPQQNFQSQVMPSGGTTAPRTANQPMPSDWLSGRSVGPSGQVNSQIPSNQSGYGLTAPNSIANNTPKPHMTPAVISSTTARPQESAPVHKPQDSSAPSGARALDAPSNQLVAKDPKELAASGNGFXPDSLFGDVFTVASXQPKQHPVGTTSTMGISPSSGTTGSTVGVGLAASGQMTQRQSQPQPQPRPQHQPHHQPQHQPHHQPQHHPRPHPQSQIQHQPHPQSQAPWPRMTPADVQKYAKVFVQVDTDRDGKITGPQARNLFLSWKLPRDALRQVWDLSDQDNDSMLSLREFCIAVYLMERYREGRPLPPVFPSTIISSESMFTSPSQSVAPQGNASWGHTHGQVHGASRPPAIPKGKPPRPVSPLSPSDGMVQSTQPKRKMPEL; translated from the exons ATGGCAGCGCCGAGGCCGACGGGGAGCCAGGATCTGTTCGATGCTTATTTCAGGAGAGCGGATTTGGATGGAGATGGTCGTATCAGTGGAGCTGAGGCCGTCGCTTTCTTCCAAGGCTCCAATTTGCCTAAAAACGTCCTTGCTCAG GTATGGTCCTGCGCAGATGCAAAAAAGGCTGGTTACCTTGGTCGAGCGGAGTTTTATAATGCTCTAAAGTTGGTTACTGTGGCGCAAAGTAGACGGGAATTAACTCCTGAGATAGTCAAGGCTGCAATTTATGGTCCTGCTTCTGCCAATATCCCTGCTCCCAAAATAAATCTTGCTGCAACACCCTCTCCACAGCCTAGGGGAGTTGTGCCTGCTACACAAGCTCAGGGGGGTGCGTCACTGCCTTCAGTTCCGCCTGGTATGAGAGGGCCTCAAATGGGTGGAACTGTAAGCAGTAGTAACCAACAAGTAGGAACGGGCCAGCAGAACCAATTTATGGGGGCGCCTCCATCTCAACCACAGCAAAACTTTCAAAGCCAGGTTATGCCATCTGGAGGGACTACTGCGCCTCGTACGGCAAACCAACCTATGCCATCTGATTGGCTCAGCGGCAGAAGTGTCGGGCCCTCTGGGCAAGTGAATTCTCAAATACCTTCGAATCAAAGTGGATATGGTTTGACGGCACCTAACTCAATTGCCAACAATACACCAAAACCGCATATGACACCTGCTGTAATAAGCTCTACAACAGCCAGACCTCAAGAATCAGCGCCGGTGCATAAGCCCCAAGATTCATCTGCTCCTTCAGGTGCTCGTGCTCTAGATGCTCCATCCAATCAATTGGTAGCCAAGGATCCAAAGGAACTAGCTGCATCAGGAAATGGTTT CCCTGACTCACTTTTCGGAGATGTGTTTACAGTTGCTT CGCAGCCAAAACAACATCCTGTGGGAACTACGTCGACAATGGGCATCTCACCTTCTTCTGGTACAACTGGCTCTACTGTTGGTGTTGGGCTTGCAGCTTCTGGTCAGATGACGCAGCGTCAGTCTCAGCCCCAACCCCAACCCCGACCACAGCACCAACCACATCACCAACCCCAGCATCAACCACATCACCAACCCCAGCACCACCCCCGACCCCACCCCCAATCTCAAATCCAACACCAACCCCACCCCCAGTCCCAAGCCCCTTGGCCAAGAATGACTCCAGCTGACGTCCAGAAATATGCAAAGGTATTTGTGCAAGTTGACACTGATAGGGACGGCAAGATCACTGGGCCCCAGGCTCGGAATCTGTTCTTAAGTTGGAAGCTCCCGCGAG ACGCTTTGAGGCAGGTATGGGACTTATCTGATCAAGATAATGATAGCATGCTTTCCTTGAGAGAGTTCTGTATTGCTGTCTATCTAATGGAGCGTTATAGAGAGGGCCGACCTCTTCCCCCTGTATTCCCAAGCACTATAATATCTAGTGAGAGCATGTTTACCTCTCCTAGTCAATCTGTGGCACCACAAGGCAATGCATCCTGGGGACATACACATG GTCAAGTTCATGGGGCCTCGAGACCACCAGCAATTCCCAAAGGAAAGCCTCCAAGGCCGGtc